Proteins encoded together in one Bosea sp. (in: a-proteobacteria) window:
- the msrB gene encoding peptide-methionine (R)-S-oxide reductase MsrB — MALTGMSGAPPQDEGFPFRLTDAEWRERLTPEQYTVLRGHGTERAGSCALNYEKRAGTFSCAGCGQPLFRSHKKFESGTGWPSFDQPLEGAVGTSEDFKFGMHRIEVHCAHCGGHLGHVFPDGPPPTGLRYCINGVAMDFEAEPA; from the coding sequence ATGGCTTTGACGGGCATGTCCGGGGCGCCGCCGCAGGACGAGGGCTTCCCCTTCCGGCTGACGGACGCTGAATGGCGCGAGCGGCTGACGCCGGAGCAATACACGGTCCTGCGCGGCCACGGCACGGAGCGGGCCGGGTCCTGCGCCCTGAACTACGAGAAGCGCGCCGGCACCTTCTCCTGCGCCGGCTGCGGCCAGCCGCTGTTCAGGTCTCACAAGAAGTTCGAGAGCGGCACCGGCTGGCCGAGCTTCGACCAGCCGCTCGAGGGCGCGGTCGGCACCTCGGAGGATTTCAAGTTCGGCATGCACCGCATCGAGGTGCATTGCGCCCATTGCGGCGGCCATCTCGGCCATGTCTTCCCCGACGGCCCGCCGCCGACCGGGCTGCGCTACTGCATCAACGGCGTGGCGATGGATTTCGAGGCGGAACCGGCTTGA
- a CDS encoding thioesterase family protein: protein MKHDTRAPALFFAPFVSSTMRVEPQWIDYNGHLNMAYYHVLFDRAVDELLSLVGLSRDYVETRRASVFAVECHVLYRRELTESDLVRVTAQLIAFDDKRLHLYLEMRHANEGWLAATSENLSLHVDMVHRKVTPFPPDILANLALMKAAHSMMPLPATVGRITGMPKRSAIRVDETADERESEIETRH, encoded by the coding sequence ATGAAGCACGACACCCGCGCCCCGGCGCTGTTCTTCGCGCCCTTCGTCTCCTCGACCATGCGCGTCGAGCCGCAATGGATCGACTATAACGGCCATCTCAACATGGCCTATTACCATGTACTGTTCGACCGCGCGGTCGACGAGTTGCTCTCGCTCGTCGGCCTCAGCCGCGACTATGTCGAGACACGCCGCGCCTCCGTCTTCGCGGTCGAGTGCCATGTCCTCTACAGGCGCGAGCTGACCGAGAGCGACCTCGTCCGCGTCACCGCCCAGCTCATCGCCTTCGACGACAAGCGCCTGCATCTCTATCTCGAGATGCGCCACGCCAACGAGGGCTGGCTCGCCGCGACCAGCGAGAACCTGTCGCTGCATGTCGACATGGTCCACCGCAAGGTCACGCCCTTCCCGCCCGACATCCTGGCGAACCTCGCTTTGATGAAGGCCGCCCACAGCATGATGCCGCTGCCGGCCACGGTCGGCCGCATCACCGGCATGCCGAAGCGATCGGCGATCCGGGTCGACGAGACGGCGGACGAACGCGAGTCCGAGATCGAAACCCGGCACTGA